A section of the Humulus lupulus chromosome 2, drHumLupu1.1, whole genome shotgun sequence genome encodes:
- the LOC133814173 gene encoding uncharacterized mitochondrial protein AtMg00810-like: protein MAYILLYMDDIILTASSDTLHKSIMTLLNSEFSMKDLGPLSYFLGIAVTRHAGGLFLSQKKYAEEIIEHADMSSCKSCPTSVDTKPKLSAKTSTPYEDPSHYHSLAGALQYLTFTRPDISYALQKICLFMHNPMDEHMHDLKRILCYIKGTLHHGLHLYPSSISSLISYIDADWGGCPAEGEYCGVANVVSESCWLRNLLLELHFPIHKATLVYCDNVSVIHLSGNPVQHQRTKHIEIDIHFVRKKVARGQVHVLHVPSRYQIANIFTKGLPLVLFQDFRDSLSVQEPPTLTAGV, encoded by the exons ATGGCTTACATACTTTTATATATGGATGATATTATCCTCACTGCTTCTTCTGATACTCTTCACAAGTctatcatgacacttctcaaCTCTGAATTTTCTATGAAAGATTTGGGTCCACTGAGTTACTTCTTGGGTATAGCAGTCACTCGACATGCAGGTGGTCTATTTTTGTCTCAGAAAAAGTATGCAGAAGAAATTATTGAGCATGCCGACATGTCCTCATGTAAGTCTTGTCCTACTTCGGTTGATACTAAACCAAAACTCAGTGCCAAAACTAGCACTCCATACGAGGATCCCTCTCACTACCATAGCCTTGCAGGAGCTCTTCAATATCTCACATTCACGAGACCTGACATTTCTTATGCATTACAAAAAATCTGCCTATTTATGCATAATCCAATGGATGAACATATGCACGATCTCAAGCGCATCCTGTGCTACATTAAAGGAACACTTCATCATGGACTGCATCTTTATCCTTCTTCGATATCATCTCTGATTTCATATATAGATGCAGATTGGGGTGGGTGCCC TGCTGAAGGTGAATACTGTGGCGTTGCCAATGTGGTTTCTGAGTCATGTTGGTTACGTAATCTTCTTCTGGAGCTACATTTTCCTATCCATAAGGCTACATTGGTTTACTGCGATAATGTTAGTGTGATACACCTTTCTGGTAATCCAGTTCAGCATCAACGCACTAAACACATAGAAATTGATATTCATTTTGTTCGCAAAAAAGTTGCTCGTGGACAAGTACATGTCTTACATGTCCCCTCGCGTTATCAGATTGCAAATATTTTCACAAAAGGACTTCCTTTAGTGTTATTTCAGGATTTTAGGGATAGTCTCAGCGTACAAGAACCTCCCACTTTAACTGCAGGGGTGTGA
- the LOC133817711 gene encoding uncharacterized protein LOC133817711 produces MATLNTIISHSGHGVSSLTIKSNNSSFTRVLLSTKLITKLDPETRRVFSTRKRRNWVLRAIIEEQELAPGRPNESKEKANALLSDGSEKIEPLSSILPISVSGEEDWDRLTSRAINAAIVLGFGTLAITKLFTIDHEYWHGWTIYEVLRYAPQHNWIAYEQALKANPVLSKMAISGVVYAIGDWIAQCYEGKPLFEIERTRVFRSGLVGFTLHGSLSHYYYQFCEALFPFEDWWVVPAKVAFDQTVWAAIWNSIYFFVLGLLRFESPISLLSELKSTFWPMLTAGWKLWPFAHLITYGVVPIEQRLLWVDCVELIWVTILSTYSNEKSESRTSETSVNINSDPSSSQSNESKD; encoded by the exons ATGGCAACTCTTAACACCATCATCAGTCATAGTGGTCATGGAGTCTCTTCCCTCACTATTAAATCTAACAACTCCAGCTTTACTCGAGTTCTCCTATCTACCAAACTCATCACCAAGTTAGACCCAGAAACTAGACGGGTCTTCTCTACCCGAAAAAGAAGAAACTGGGTCCTCCGTGCCATCATTGAGGAACAAGAGTTGGCTCCGGGGAGGCCTAACGAGTCAAAGGAGAAAGCTAACGCCTTATTGAGTGATGGGTCTGAAAAAATTGAGCCTCTTTCGTCTATTTTACCCATTTCAGTGAGTGGTGAAGAAGATTGGGATAGATTGACCAGCAGAGCTATAAACGCTGCAATTGTTCTCGGATTTGGGACCCTTGCTATAACTAAGTTGTTCACCATTGACCACGAGTACTGGCAT GGGTGGACAATTTATGAGGTTCTAAGATATGCACCCCAACACAATTGGATTGCCTATGAACAAGCGCTCAAAGCAAATCCTGTTCTGTCCAAAATGGCAATTAGTGGTGTTGTCTACGCCATTGGAGATTGGATTGCACAA TGTTATGAAGGAAAACCGCTTTTTGAAATTGAAAGAACACGCGTGTTCAGATCAGGCCTTGTTGGTTTTACTCTCCATGGCTCCCTTtcccactactactaccaatTTTGTGAG GCTCTTTTCCCTTTTGAGGATTGGTGGGTGGTTCCAGCCAAAGTTGCCTTTGACCAAACTGTATGGGCGGCAATTTGGAACAGTATCTATTTTTTCGTTTTGGGGCTCTTACGTTTTGAATCCCCAATCAGTCTTTTGAGTGAACTGAAGTCAACATTTTGGCCCATGCTGACT GCTGGTTGGAAGCTTTGGCCATTTGCTCATCTAATCACCTATGGTGTGGTCCCTATTGAACAAAGGCTGCTTTGGGTGGACTGTGTGGAGCTCATCTGGGTAACAATACTGTCAAC TTACTCAAACGAGAAGTCCGAGTCAAGAACATCTGAAACATCAGTAAATATAAATTCTGACCCTTCATCAAGTCAAAGCAATGAATCCAAG GACTAA
- the LOC133814174 gene encoding protein PHOSPHATE-INDUCED 1-like — protein sequence MTRGILSSESDKTQEPLPFQYHNGPLLFGKISINLIWYENFKPSQRAIVSDFITSLTSPSSSKPSTDQPSVNMWWKTIETYQRLANSDSKKPSSLSISLGAEFIDEAYSLIKTLTSKHIMRLASKGGQKDAINVVLTADDVADNKLRGNIKSSKFAYIWVGNLETQCPGQCAWPFHQPIYGPQAQPLIAPNNDVGLDGVIINLTSLLAGTAMNPFGNGYFQGPKEAPLEAGSACPSTFGKGAYPGYAGDLLVDPTTGASYNAHGGNGRKYLLPALFDPSTSTCSTLV from the coding sequence ATGACACGTGGGATTCTTTCCAGTGAGTCCGACAAAACCCAGGAGCCACTTCCTTTCCAGTACCACAATGGCCCTCTTCTCTTTGGAAAAATCTCCATTAACCTGATATGGTACGAAAACTTCAAGCCATCCCAACGAGCCATTGTCTCCGACTTCATTACCTCCCTTACTTCTCCATCTTCTTCCAAACCCAGCACAGACCAGCCATCAGTCAACATGTGGTGGAAGACCATCGAAACCTACCAGCGCCTTGCCAACTCCGACTCCAAGAAACCTTCGTCCCTCTCCATCTCATTAGGAGCCGAGTTCATCGACGAGGCCTACTCTCTCATAAAAACGTTGACAAGTAAACACATCATGCGCCTGGCCTCCAAGGGCGGTCAAAAGGATGCCATCAACGTTGTTTTGACTGCCGATGACGTTGCCGACAACAAATTGAGAGGAAATATAAAGAGCTCCAAGTTCGCTTACATCTGGGTCGGAAACTTAGAGACCCAGTGCCCAGGTCAATGCGCATGGCCGTTCCACCAGCCCATTTACGGACCACAAGCACAGCCACTGATTGCTCCAAACAACGACGTGGGTCTTGACGGAGTGATCATCAACCTGACTAGCCTTTTGGCTGGAACCGCAATGAACCCGTTCGGAAATGGGTACTTCCAAGGGCCGAAGGAGGCTCCACTAGAGGCGGGTTCGGCTTGTCCCAGTACTTTTGGGAAGGGGGCCTACCCTGGATATGCCGGTGATCTCTTGGTTGACCCCACAACTGGTGCCAGCTACAATGCTCACGGCGGCAATGGAAGGAAGTACTTGCTTCCGGCTCTGTTTGACCCTTCCACCTCCACTTGTTCTACCTTGGTTTGA